A genome region from Alkalimarinus coralli includes the following:
- the lysA gene encoding diaminopimelate decarboxylase → MDYFNYLDGQLFAEDIPVESIASEFGTPCYVYSRATFERHYKAYDNALGDHPHLICYAVKANSNIAILNILAKLGSGFDIVSIGELERVLAAGGEPSKVVFSGVGKQAHEMKRALEVGVHCFNVESEAELYRLNDVAAEMGVMAPVSLRVNPDVDAGTHPYISTGLKENKFGIDIQRAPDVYKLAKELKNLEIKGVDCHIGSQLTEVQPFLDALDRVLVLVDNLKEMGIELKHLDLGGGLGVRYNQETPPEPSEYASDVIAKLKGRPLTLIMEPGRSIAANAGIMLTRVEFLKCTEHRDFAVIDGAMNDLLRPSLYSAWQDIVPACPRTSGEKRHYDLVGPVCETGDFLGKDRELILEAGDLLAVRSAGAYGFAMSSNYNSRNRPAEVLVDGDKAHLIRRRETFEDQIALESIIAE, encoded by the coding sequence ATGGATTATTTTAATTATTTAGATGGCCAGCTATTTGCCGAAGATATACCTGTTGAAAGCATTGCATCTGAGTTTGGCACCCCGTGCTATGTATACTCACGGGCCACGTTTGAGCGCCACTATAAAGCTTATGACAACGCACTGGGTGATCACCCTCATTTAATTTGCTACGCCGTTAAAGCCAACTCCAATATCGCAATTCTTAATATTCTGGCGAAGCTCGGTTCAGGCTTTGACATTGTATCTATCGGCGAGTTAGAACGGGTATTGGCTGCTGGTGGAGAGCCGTCCAAAGTTGTTTTTTCCGGGGTCGGCAAACAGGCACATGAGATGAAACGAGCCCTTGAGGTGGGTGTGCACTGCTTTAATGTTGAGTCTGAGGCAGAATTATACAGGCTCAATGATGTCGCGGCAGAAATGGGCGTGATGGCTCCGGTTTCATTACGCGTGAACCCTGATGTGGATGCAGGGACTCACCCTTATATTTCTACCGGCCTTAAAGAGAATAAGTTTGGTATCGATATTCAGCGAGCACCAGATGTATACAAGCTTGCAAAAGAACTTAAAAACCTCGAAATTAAAGGCGTCGATTGCCATATCGGTTCTCAGCTAACTGAGGTTCAACCGTTTTTGGATGCACTTGACCGGGTATTGGTGCTGGTCGATAACCTCAAAGAGATGGGAATTGAGCTGAAACACCTTGATCTGGGTGGCGGCCTGGGGGTTCGTTACAATCAGGAAACGCCTCCAGAGCCAAGTGAATATGCCAGTGATGTCATCGCGAAACTCAAAGGCCGACCACTGACTCTGATTATGGAACCGGGTCGCTCAATAGCGGCAAACGCAGGCATTATGCTGACACGGGTCGAGTTTTTGAAGTGCACTGAACACCGTGACTTTGCTGTTATCGATGGCGCAATGAACGACTTGCTGAGGCCGTCGCTCTATTCAGCCTGGCAGGATATTGTACCTGCCTGCCCAAGAACATCGGGTGAGAAAAGGCATTACGATCTGGTTGGCCCGGTGTGCGAAACGGGTGACTTTCTCGGCAAAGACCGAGAGCTGATATTGGAGGCTGGCGACTTGTTGGCCGTGCGCTCTGCAGGTGCTTATGGTTTTGCAATGAGTTCTAACTACAACAGCCGAAACCGTCCAGCGGAAGTGCTGGTCGATGGTGACAAAGCTCACCTGATTAGACGTCGAGAGACGTTCGAAGACCAGATCGCGTTAGAGAGCATCATTGCTGAGTAA
- the lptM gene encoding LPS translocon maturation chaperone LptM, with product MLKRFFILALLFGAGSLSSGLLVGCGQKGPLYLPSQKNEQAASKPGTVNDDEKKQATDAKGTPAAE from the coding sequence ATGTTAAAGCGTTTCTTCATTTTGGCTCTTCTGTTCGGAGCAGGCTCGTTAAGCTCAGGGCTACTGGTGGGGTGTGGTCAAAAGGGCCCCCTTTATCTGCCCAGCCAAAAAAATGAGCAGGCTGCAAGTAAACCCGGAACCGTAAATGATGATGAGAAAAAGCAGGCAACAGATGCGAAAGGCACACCTGCAGCTGAATAA